A window from Dunckerocampus dactyliophorus isolate RoL2022-P2 chromosome 15, RoL_Ddac_1.1, whole genome shotgun sequence encodes these proteins:
- the LOC129194819 gene encoding tetratricopeptide repeat protein 39B, translating into MDVMEDVRTKTVHEGNGARAEDEDCFEDAYDRIPAACHMDLQSAMQETQCALNLVLNNKFSEALDLLKPWWRDSMYHALGYSSILVMQAAMTFEHRDIQIAMATINEALHTCQRFRKKTSMVDSLSSLISKQSHLQEEEMHAELCYAECLLQKATLTFVQDENMISFIKGGIKIRTSYQIYKDCLNVLNVTQDLSSQPDSLKQFEGGVKLGIGSFNLMLSLLPQRILRLLEFMGFSGNRDFGLSQLRDGTSIGSLRSILCTLTLLFYHTYVCLVLGSGEGNLVEAEALLEPYLHKYPKGSIIQFYSARLAALRGHLEKACVGYRECVSSQQEWKQIHHLCYWELMWTHSYQQEWLQAYRYADMLCRESRWSKAIYVYQKAAILSMMSAEDLEKTGEDVVELFRRVEGLKQRLAGKSIPTEKFAVRKSRRYKAATPVPLVLPALEMMYVWNGFAIVGRRADYTEALLVTIEMAEDQLGRDSQVSEFHVDDSCLVQMLKGLCLKHLDRPLQAELCFTHVLSSESRIRYDHYLVPFTLYELGLLYQQQGDATKATVFMENAKSKYKDYSMESRLHFRIHAALHNLKGSPAAATTP; encoded by the exons ATGGACGTGATGGAGGACGTGCGGACGAAAACGGTCCACGAAGGCAATGGAGCGCGCGCCGAGGACGAG GACTGTTTTGAGGATGCCTACGACCGCATTCCTGC ggccTGTCACATGGACCTGCAGTCCGCCATGCAGGAGACTCAATGTGCCCTCAACCTGGTCCTCAACAACAAATTCTCAGAAGCTCTGGACCTCCTTAAACCTtg gtggcgGGACAGCATGTACCACGCGTTGGGGTACAGCAGCATCTTGGTGATGCAGGCTGCCATGACCTTTGAGCACAGAGACATCCagattgccatggcaaccatcAACGAGGCATTACACACCTGTCAGAG GTTCCGCAAGAAAACCTCCATGGTGGACTCTCTATCCAGTCTGATCAGCAAGCAGTCCCACCTACAGGAAG AGGAGATGCACGCTGAACTCTGCTACGCCGAGTGCTTGCTGCAGAAAGCCACACTGACGTTTGTGCAG gACGAGAACATGATCAGTTTCATCAAAGGAGGCATCAAGATAAGAACCAGCTATCAAATTTACAA GGACTGTCTTAATGTGCTGAACGTCACTCAGGACTTGAGCAGCCAACCAGATTCACTCAAGCAGTTTGAGGGCGGAGTCAAGCTGGGCATTGGCTCCTTTAACCTG ATGCTGTCACTCCTGCCGCAGAGGATCCTGAGGTTACTGGAGTTTATGGGCTTCTCTGGAAACAGG GACTTTGGATTGTCCCAACTGAGAGACGGAACGTCCATCGGCAGTTTGCGCTCCATTCTGTGTACACTCACCCTGCTCTTCTACCACACCTACGTCTGCCTGGTGCTGG GAAGTGGCGAGGGGAACCTGGTGGAGGCAGAGGCTCTGCTGGAGCCTTACCTACACAAATATCCTAAA GGCTCCATCATCCAGTTCTACTCGGCTCGGCTGGCCGCGCTGCGAGGGCACCTGGAAAAG GCATGTGTGGGCTACAGGGAGTGCGTGAGCAGCCAGCAGGAGTGGAAGCAGATCCACCACCTGTGCTACTGGGAGCTCATGTGGACACACTCTTACCAGCAGGAGTGGCTTCAGGCGTATCGCTACGCAGACATGCTGTGTCGTGAGAGCCGCTGGTCCAAG GCCATCTACGTGTACCAGAAGGCTGCCATCCTCAGTATGATGTCAGCGGAGGACCTGGAGAAGACTGGCGAGGATGTGGTGGAGCTTTTCAG GCGGGTGGAGGGGCTCAAGCAGCGCCTGGCAGGGAAATCCATCCCTACAGAGAAGTTTGCAGTGAGGAAGTCTCGTCGCTACAAGGCCGCCACACCTGTTCCGCTGGTGCTTCCTGCGCTG GAGATGATGTACGTTTGGAACGGCTTCGCCATCGTGGGAAGGAGAGCAGACTACACAGAGGCGCTGCTGGTTACCATCGAGATGGCGGAGGATCAGCTTGGCCGTGACTCCC AGGTGTCAGAGTTCCACGTGGATGACAGCTGTCTGGTCCAAATGCTGAAGGGTCTTTGTCTCAAACATCTGGACCGACCCCTGCAGGCCGAGCTCTGCTTCACGCATGTCCTGTCCAg TGAGAGTCGCATCCGGTACGATCACTACCTGGTTCCTTTCACACTGTACGAGCTGGGTTTGCTCTACCAGCAACAGGGTGATGCGACCAAGGCCACCGTCTTTATGGAAAACGCCAA gaGCAAGTACAAGGACTATTCCATGGAGTCCAGGCTGCACTTCAGGATCCACGCTGCCCTCCACAACCTCAAAGGCTCGCCCGCTGCTGCCACCACCCCATAA